GTCTGTCAAGCGGTGAGGGCGGTCAGCCTCGCCGTTCACGTCGCGACGGTGGCCCGATCCCCCTACGACGCTGCCATCGAGTGATCACCCCTGGGCCGTCTCCGGGCCGTGCGAGGGCGCCCCAGGCCGACCAACGGCGACCGACAGTGACAGGCGAGTCTCGGCCGCCATCCACGAAACCCCAGGTCAGAGCCCCCGCGCCAGACGCGTTTCCACCCAGGGGTGGCGGTACGGCAAGATGGGGTGTATCTGCCCACTGCCGTATTCAAGCTGCCGGACGGTTTCTCTTGGCTGAGTTCATTTACACCATGCGCAAGGCGCGTAAGGCGCACGGCGACAAGGTGATCCTCGACGACGTGACGACCAGCTTCTACCCGGGAGCGAAGATCGGCGTCGTCGGCCCGAACGGCGCCGGCAAGTCGACCATCCTCAAGATCATGGCCGGGATCGAGCAGCCGTCCAACGGTGACGCCTTCCTCAGCCCCGGCTACACGGTCGGCATCCTGCTCCAGGAGCCTCCGCTGACCGAGGACAAGACCGTCCTGGAGAACGTCCAGGAGGGTGTCGCCGGGATCAAGGGCAAGCTCGACCGGTTCAACGAGATCGCCGAGCAGATGGCGACCGACTACACCGACGAGCTCATGGACGAGATGGGCAAGCTCCAGGAGGACCTCGACCACGCCAACGCGTGGGACCTCGACGCCCAGCTGGAGCAGGCCATGGACGCCCTGGGCTGCCCGCCCGGCGACTGGCCCGTCGTCAACCTGTCCGGCGGTGAGCGCCGCCGCGTCGCGCTGTGCAAGCTGCTGCTGGAGCAGCCCGACCTGCTGCTGCTCGACGAGCCCACCAACCACCTCGACGCCGAGTCCGTGAACTGGCTGGAGCAGCACCTGGCCAAGTACCCGGGCACCGTCGTGGCGGTCACCCACGACCGGTACTTCCTCGACAACGTCGCCCAGTGGATCTGCGAGGTCGACCGCGGCCGCCTCTACCCCTACGAGGGCAACTACTCCAAGTACCTGGAGACCAAGGCCGCCCGCCTCAAGGTCGAGGGCCAGAAGGACGCCAAGCGGCAGAAGCGGCTCAAGGAAGAGCTCGAGTGGGTGCGGTCGAACGCCAAGGGGCGCCAGGCCAAGTCCAAGGCGCGCCTCGCCCGCTACGAGGAGATGGCCGCCGAGGCCGACAAGATGCGGAAGCTGGACTTCGAGGAGATCCAGATCCCGCCGGGCCCGCGCCTGGGCAGCGTCGTCGTCGAGGTCAACAACCTCACCAAGGGCTTCGGCGACAAGCTGCTCATCGACGACCTCAGCTTCACGCTGCCGCGGAACGGCATCGTCGGCATCATCGGGCCGAACGGCGCCGGCAAGACGACCCTGTTCAAGATGATCCAGGGCATCGAGGAGCCCGACTCCGGAGCGATCAAGGTCGGCGACACCGTCAAGATCTCGTACGTCGACCAGAGCCGCGAGAACATCGACCCGAAGAAGACCCTGTGGGCCGTCGTGAGCGACGAGCTGGACTACATCAACGTGGGCCAGGTCGAGATGCCCTCGCGCGCGTACGTCTCCGCCTTCGGGTTCAAGGGGCCGGACCAGCAGAAGCCGGCCGGTGTGCTCTCCGGTGGTGAGCGCAACCGGCTGAACCTCGCGCTCACCCTCAAGCAGGGCGGCAACCTGCTGCTCCTCGACGAGCCGACCAACGACCTCGACGTCGAGACCCTGTCCAGCCTGGAGAACGCGCTGCTGGAGTTCCCCGGCTGCGCCGTCGTCGTCTCCCACGACCGGTGGTTCCTGGACCGGATCGCCACGCACATCCTCGCCTACGAGGGCGAGTCCAAGTGGTTCTGGTTCGAGGGCAACTTCGAGTCGTACGAGAAGAACAAGATCGAGCGGCTCGGCCCGGACGCGGCGCGTCCGCACCGCGCCACCTACAAGAAGCTGACCCGGGGCTGATCTTGCGGCACATCTACCGCTGCCCGCTGCGCTGGGCGGACATGGACGCGTACGGCCACGTCAACAACGTGGTGTTCCTCCGCTATCTGGAGGAAGCCCGTATCGACTTCCTGTTCCGCCCGGAGAAGGACTTCAAGCAGGGGTCCGTGGTGGCGCGCCATGAGATCGACTACAAGCGGCAGCTGGTCCACCGGCACACCCCCGTGGACATCGAGCTGTGGGTCACGGAGATAAGGGCGGCGTCCTTCACCCTCACCTACGAGGTGAAGGACGACGACCTGGTCTACGTCCGGGCCTCGACGGTGATAGTGCCGTTCGACTTCGAGGCCCAGCGCCCGCGCCGGCTCACCTCGGAGGAGCGGGAGTTCCTCCGGGAGTACACGGACGACGAGGAGGAGGCCGTCGCCGCATGACGGTGCTCCACCTGGCCGACGAGGGGGAGGCGGCGGATCTCGCGGCCTTCCTCTCCCGGCTGCTCCACTACGACCGTGGCGCCGCGGTGCGCCTCCAGGCGGCGGGCACCGCCCTGGCCGTGTTCGGGCGCCCGCCGTCCTTCGAGGTACTGGCCGTGCGCGCGGTGCGGCTGGCCAAGCCGTACGAGCACGGGCTGGACGTCACGCTGGACGTGACCGTGTCCGCCGGTGAGCTCCTGGAGTCGGTGGACGAGAAGGGCGCCACGGCCGTCGTGCCGGGCGCCGTGACCGGGCCGCCGTGGGCGGGCGTGCTGCCGCCGCGCGGCGGCTGGCGGCCCGAACCGGGGCTGCCGGCGCCCGACGCGTTGCGGTCCCTCGTGGCCGCCGCCGTAACCGAGTTCCGGTCCCGTACGCAGGAGTTGCCGTCCGAGCGGCGCACGAGGGCCGAGCTGGACCGGATCGGGCGGGACATCTGGTCCCGCACGGTCGGCGACACCCGGCTCCCGGTCCGCGCCGTGCACGCGGCACAGTCGCTCGGGTTCCTGCGGCCCGGGGTGCCGCTCGGGCTGTTCTCGTCGGGCGCGTGGCTCAGGCTGCGCACGCCGTACGGGTCGGTCGCCGTACGACAGGCCGGGCTCGGGGCGCTGGACGTCAGCGTCCGCTGACTCCCGCGACGCCCCTGCCGGTCAGCCCGGGGCGTTCACCATCGACGCCGCCGCGTACGTCATGTAGTTCCACAGCGTCTGCTCGTGCTCCTCGGAGAGCCCGAGCTCCTCGACGGCGACCCGCATGTGCTTAAGCCAGGCGTCGTGCGCCGCACGGTCGACCGTGAAGGGCGCGTGCCGCATCCGCAGGCGCGGGTGGCCGCGGTTGTCGCTGTACGTCGTGGGGCCGCCCCAGTACTGGATGAGGAACAGCGTGAGGCGCTCCTCGGCCGGGCCCAGGTCCTCCTCGGGATACATGGGCCGCAGCAGCGGGTCCTCGGCGACTCCCTCGTAGAAACGGTGGACGAGCCGGCGGAAGGTCTCCTCCCCGCCGACCTGCTCGTAGAAGGTCTGCTCCTGAAGCGTGCCGCGCCGAATCTCTTTCACGCCCTCCATGCTCTCAGACGCGGAGGCATAGGACTCAAGGCCTAGGACCGGCCCCGATGCCCTTACTGTGGGGGTATGGGCGGGCATGCTCCCGACAGGGATTCAGACGGTCTCGCCGCCTCCGCGCGGGCGGCACTGGTGCGCCGGATCGACGCGAGCGGGGCCTGGGCCGCCGACCCGGTGTGGCGGGAGGCCTTCGCGGCGGTCCCGCGCCACCTCTTCGTGCCGTACTACTACGTCGGCGTCGCCGGCGGCTACGAACGCCGGTGGGGCGAGAGTCCCGACCCCGAGGCGCGCGAGCGGTGGCTGGGGGGCGCCTACGAGGACACGCCGCTGGCGACCCGGCTGCGCGACGGCGAACTGCTCTCCTCCAGCAGCCAGCCGTCCCTGATGGCGGACATGCTGGCCGCGCTGCGCGTGAAGGACGGGAACACGGTCCTGGAGATCGGCGCCGGCACCGGCTACAACGCCGCGCTGCTCGCCCACCGGCTGGGCGACGACCACGTCACCACCGTCGATCTCGACCCGGAGATCACCGAGTCGGCCCGCCGGCACCTGGCCGCGGCCGGGTACCACCCGGTCGTCGTCACCGGCGACGGCGCCCGGGGCGTGCCCGAGCGCGCGCCGTTCGACCGGATCATCGCCACCTGCGCGCTGTGCACCGTGCCGCGCGCCTGGCTCGCCCAGAGCCGCCCCGGTGGCCGGATCCTGATGCCGCTCGCCACCGGATTGGTCGTGCTCACGGTGAGCGACGCCGAGCATGCCGAGGGGCGTTTCCTGCACACACCCGCCTACTTCGTGCCGCTGCGCGGCGGGAGCCGGCCCGGGGGCGAACCGCTCCAGCTGGGCGGCGTACCGCGCCGGGCCAGGGAGGACGACCTGTTCCGTTTCCTGCTGGCCCTGACCCGCGGCAGCCTCGACCCGCAGGAGGCGCACGCGTTGTGGGAGCAGGAGGGCAGGCCGCAGCGCGAGCGCTACGGCATCACCGTCAGCGGGGACCGGGAGTGGGCCTGGCTGGACGACCCGGAGGGGCCGTACGCCTGGCCCCTCCCGTCCTGACGAGGCTGCTGACCGGGTTCAGCCGCGGCGGATCGTGATCGTCGTCCAAGCGCCGACGTGCACCCGGTCGCCGTCTCGGAGCGGTACGGGGACGAACGGCTGGATGGGCTCCTCCGAGCCGTTGACCGTCGTGCCGTTCGTCGAGTTCTGGTCGACGACCGCCCAGCTGCCGTCGGGCTGCTGGACCAGCACCGCGTGCTGGTGCGATACGCCCGGGTCCTCCGGCGGCACGGAGAGATCGATGTCGGGGGTGTCGCCGGTGGAGTGCCGGCGGCGGCCGATGGTGATCTGGTTGCCGGTGAGCGTGCGCTGCTGCTCGGGCGAGTACGCGGGCAGGTTCAGGCCCGCGGCCTCGGGGCCGGAGCGCTGCATCATCGCCATGAAGTAGTCGCGGTCCGGGCCGATGGTCGCGGTCCAGGTCGCCGGTCCCTGCGGCGCCGGGGGCTGCTGCGGGAAGCCTCCGGGGCCGGGCGGCGCCTGGGTGGCGCCCGGCTGCGGATAGCCGTAGCCGCCGCCCGGACCACCGCCGGGGCCGGGCGGCGCCTGGGTCGCGCCGGGCTGCGGATAGCCGTAGCCGCCGCCCGGACCACCGCCGGGGCCGGGCGGCGCCTGGGTCGCGCCGGGCTGCGGGAAGCCGTAGCCGCCGCCCGGACCACCGCCGGGGCCGGGCGGGGCCTGGGTCTCGCCCGGCTGCGGGAAGCCGTAGCCGCCGGGGCCGCCGGGCCCGCCAGGGCCGCCGCCCGGGCCGGTGTGCGACGGCGGGGAGATCACCCAGTCGTCACCGCCACCGCCGAAGGACTGACCACCCTGCTGCGGACGCTGGGTCTCCTGCGGGAACCCGGGCGGAGCCGGCGGGCCGGACTGCTGGTAGCCCTGCGGAGCGCCGCCGGGGCCGCCAGGGCCACCGGGGCCGGGCGGGCCGGGGGGCGGCGGGACCGGCCGCGAGGGATCGGCACCGAATCCGGGCGGGCCGGGAGGACCACCGGGAGCACCAGGGCCGCCGGGGCCGGGAGGACCACCGGGACCACCAGGGCCGGGACGACCGCCAGGGCCGGGAGCGCCACCCGGTCCGCCGGGTCCACCGGGCCCGGGGCGGCCCGAGGGGTCGCTGCCGAAAGGCGGGATCGGCTCGGCCGGGCGGTTGATCTGCGACGGGCGGGAGCCCTGGTACTCGTACGAGTCACCACCGCCGTACGACGGGCCCGAAGGACCCGAAGGGTCGGGCGGACCGGGCTGGCCCGGCGGCTGGAAGCGCACGCCCGGGCCGGGCGCCGGCGGGGGCGGGGCGGCGGGGGTGTACGAAGTCGCCGTGTTCGTCAGGAAGTTCCACCGGCACTCCTCGCAGAACGGTGCGCCGCCCTCACGCGGCGTACGGCACTGCGGGCAGAGCTCCGGCTCGGCGTTCGGTACGGCGGACAGGTGCGGAGGACGTCCACCGGGGTGGCCGCCGGGGCCGCCGGGAGGACCGCCAGGGCCCCCGGGACCACCCGGGCCGCCGGGGGGCGGGAAGCCGTAGCCGCCGGGCGGGGGCGGTGGGGGAGGAGGCGGAGGCACGGCACCCGCCATGCGGTGACCGCAGACCTCGCACCAGTCGTCGGAACCCGACTGGTGTCCGTTCGGGCAGGTCGGCATGTCGGCGCGTCCCTCCTTCGATCTCTTCTAGGTCACTTCTTCACGCGAACAGTCTTGGTGGACCGGGTCTCGAGCGTCATCTCGTCGGCCTCTTCGACCTTCGCCTTCAGTCGCACAGTACCGGTCGCGGCATCGACCACGTCCACCACCTTCGCAAGCAGTTTCGCAGTATCGGCGTTCCCGGAGGCACTCGCGAGCTGAACGGCCCGGCCCAGTTTGGCCGTTGCTCCGTCCATGTCTCCCGATTTGCGTAGATCGAGCCCCTGCTGGATGACTTGTGCCAGTTCCGCCTGCCCGGTGTAGTGGGCGACTTGGGGGTTGATCGACGTCGAGGCGACCATGTCGTCCGTCCACACGGCACGGACGAGGCCCTGCGCTCCGAGGTTCTGGACGGTGCCGTCGGGCTGCGGAATGACCAGTGACATCCGGGCCGCCAGCATCTCCTGCCCGATGTTCGCGGGCGGGACCTCGACGCAGACGTGGTAGTCACGGGACTCGTCCCCCCAGGAACCCAGGGGGTAGTCGCCGGCGCGCGGGCCCGCCTCGGTGCGCCGGCCCGTCAGGTCCTCGACCGTGGGCGCGACCTGCTTGACGAACTTCACGGTGGTGCCGACCGGGGTCCACAGCCGCAGGGAGACGTCCGCGACCTCCTTGCCCATTGCCGTCTCCATCATCTGCGTGAAGTCGGCGGCGAGCCCGGCCGGGTCGGCGACGATGTCGGCGGTGCCGAGCAGGGCGGAGGCGATCCCTGTGACTTCTTTCACTTCCCAGTCGGTGCCCACGCCGCGCGCGTCACAGGTGAAGCGCCCCGCGCACGCGTCGAGCGCGGCCTTCAGATCCTGGGGCGACTCGTGTTCGTTGCGGCCGTCGGTGAGCAGGATGCCGTGCCGGATGGCGACGTCCGCGGAGGACAGCAGGCGGTCGGCAAGTTTCAGCCAGGTGCCGATGGCCGTGCCGCCGCCCGCGCTGAGCGAGCGCAGGGCCCGTTTGGCCTGCTCGCGGGTGGTGTCGTCGGCGACCGCGAGGCGATCACCGCCCGGGTAGACCTCCTTGGCCACGTGCGTCCCGCCGATCACGGCGAAGTGCACGCCGTCGCGCAGGGTGTCGATCGCGGCGGCCGTGGCGTCGCGGGCGTTGCGCATCTTGGTCGCCGGGTAGTCCATCGACCCGGAGCAGTCGACCATGATGGCCACGGCCGCGGACGGGCCCTGGCCGGGCGAGAAAAGGTGGGGCGCCGATACCGCGCTGCCGATCGTGCCGCCGCCGGTCGCCGTCACCGTGACGATGGCGTTGACCTCGCCGGCGCCCTCCGGCAGGTACTCGTTCTGGTACACGTCCACCGAGAACTGGGGCACGTTCGACTTCGAGAAAATGGCCATGCCTGCTTCGATCCCCCTCGAAAGCCCCCACCGGAGCGGGGTGATGACGGAATGCGGACCGGTCCCCTCCGGTCCGCTGAGGCATCCCCGTAACGCGGCCTCAGGCCGATCCTGCCCCCTGGGAGACGGCCGGGAACGGCACGAGGGCCACTGTTACGTTGTCGTGGCCCCCGCCGTCCAGGGCATGGCCGACGAGCACCCGGGCGCTGTGCAGCGGATGCGTGGCGGCGTCGAGCGGCACGACCCGGGCCATCTCCTCGGCCGCCTCCGCGTAGTTCCACAGGCCGTCCGTGCAGACCACGACCACGCCCGGCCGGTCGGGCTTGAACGCGGCGGTGTGGGGCTCCAGTTCATAGGCGTCCGCGCCGAGCCAGCCGGTGATCGCGTGGGCGCGCTCGTCGGCGTAGGCCTCGGCCTCGCTCATCAGGCCCGCGGCGACCATCTGCGCGGCCCACGAGTCGTCCTCGGTGAGCCGGGCGGGGGGTGCGCTCCGGTCGACCGGGACCCAGTAGGCGCGGCTGTCGCCGACCCAGCCGACGATCAGCAGGCCCGAAGTGACCACGGCGCCGACGATGGTGCACGCGGGGGCGTTCTGGTGCGGGGCGTGCTCGCGGGCCGTGGCGGGTTCCGCGGCGAGCGAGTTGACCGCGCGCGAGGCTGCGATGATCGCGTCGTGCATCGCCTGCTGCGGGTGCGTGCCGCGCGGCAGGGCGGCCAGCAGTGCCTCGCTCGCCGCCTTCGACGCCGCCATCGAGGCGTCGTCGGGGCGGGTCGCCGAGGAGACGCCGTCGCAGACGATGGCCACGGAGGCGGGCGAGCCGTCCGGCAGCGCGGTGCTGCCGATGGCGAACGCGTCCTCGTTGCGGTGGTGGCGCAGGCCGCGGTCGCTGACCGCGGCCACCGGGCCGGACTCCTGCTCCATGTGGTCCCGTTCGCGCGGCTGGGCGTGGCCGCAGTTCTCGCAGTAGCCGTCGTCGTCCACGCGGCCGGCCCGGCAGGCCACGCAGACCTTGCCGCCGGCACCCGCGGCCTGGGCCGCCGGGTCGGCGGACACCCGTGGGTCCGGTGCCTGGAGGAGGTACTCGTCGGGCTGCTGTGCCTGGTAGGTCTCGGACTGTTCCGGATATGCCCCGGGCTGCGGGGCGTAACCGCCGGGCGGCACGGGGTGCCCCTCCGCCTGGGGCGGATGGTCGAAGCGGACGCCCGCTGCCGGGGCCGGCGGGGCGCCGGGGGGCGGGGGTGGTGAGCCCGGGGGCAGCGCGGAGCCGCCCGCGTCCGTGCCCTGGAGGTCCGTCGGCAGATGCGCCGCTTGCGATCCGCCCGCGCCGTCCGGCCCGGGGACGGGCCAGCCCGCGCCGGCGGGTGGCACCGGCGGCGGTTCGGGATACGCACCGGCCGGAGCGCCCTGCACGGGCACCGAGCCGTTCATGGTGATGGTCGGGTTGTCCTGAGGCCGTGCCGGCACGGCGGACAGGTCGTATCCGCACGCGCCGCAGAAACGGTCACCCGATTCGAGGGGCTCCTCGCAACTCGGGCAGGCGGACAACTGGGGCATCTGCGACATCAACTACACCCACGTCCGGGGGCGGTAACGATTGGCACGTTCCACCAGGTCGATCCTCTCCTCGCCGCCCCGCGCCAGCCGGGCCAGCGTGCGGTACGAGCGCTCCAGGCCGAAACGCAGGCCCCGCTCGTCCAGGCCGCTGCCGAGCAGCGTCCGTCCTCCGGCGGCGGGAGGGGCGGAACCCTGGCCCCCGGAGAGTACCCAGTCCAGCGCGCAACCGAGGACTTCGGCCGACAACTGCTCGCGCCGCGCCGGGTCCAGACCGTACGCCTCCAGGGCCTCGACCTGCGCCGCGGCGGCCGTGAGGTCCTCCAGGAACGGTACGTCGGAGGCCGTCGCCGTGCGCTGCCGCAGCCGCGCGCGGACGGCGGCCACCCGCGCTGCCGTGTAGTGGATGGAGGACTCCGGGACCGACTCCAGCGTCCGTACGGCGCTGCGCCGGTCCCCGGTCGCCAGCTGCACGCGGGCCAGCCCGAACGCGGCGCTCACATAGCTCGGGTCGGTCGACCACACCAGCCGGTAGTACTCGGCGGCGTTGTCCAGCTGGCCCAGCACCTCCGCGCACAGGCCAAGCGCCAGCTTGGGCGCGATCTCGCCGGGGAAGGCGTCGTAGATCGCGTCGAAGGCGAGAGCGGCGCCCTCGTCGTCGCCCGTCACCAGCGCGGCCACGCCCCGGTACCAGACGACCCGCCAGTCGTCGGGCCGCTCCCCCTCCAGCCTGACCAGCGTCTCCAGCGCGGCGGCCGGATCGCCGGTCTCCAGCCAGGCCCGGATCTGCCGCAGCCGCGTCTCGATCGACGGGGCCGGGGCCGCCGCGAGGGCGCCCAGCAGCTCGGCCGGGGCGGAGGTCATCAGGCCCGCCAGGAAACCGGCGTTGGGGTCGGACGGGTCGACGCGGGGGACGGGGAGGGCGAGAGCTGCGGCAGGGGTGTCGACGGGTCTGACGAGGCTGTGGAGGTTCGGCAGGCTCTGCGCGCCACCGGGGCCCGGCCCTGCGGCCCCTCCGGGGCCGGCGGCAAGCTGGGCCGCGTAGGGGTGGGAGGCGGCGGGCAGCGCCGCCGCGGTCGCGGAGCGGCGCGGTTTCCGCACCACTCTCGCCCCGAGCCGCGACACCTCACCGTCCAGCTTCGGGAACAACTCCGTGTCCGTGACCCGCAGCTCGGGTCCGAACAGCGTGGACAGGGCGGGCCGGGCGCGGCCCGTCTGGAGGGAGACGACCTCCCGCAGGACACCGGTCAGCTGCTCGGCCATCTCCTGCGCGGAGGCGAACCGGCGGGCCGGGTCGGGATCCGTGGCGCGGACCAGGAGGCGGTAGAACGACTCGTACTGCCGGAAGACCTCGATGTGGTCCGGGTCGGGCAGGGAGTCGGCGTAGACGTTCGTGTAGCCCTGGAAGTCGAAGGTCAGGACGGCGAGGGTGCGGGCGACGGTGTAGAGGTCGCTCGCCACGGACGGACCGGCCTCGGCGACCTCCGGCGCCTGGTACCCGACCGTCCCGTAGATGGCCGACTCCTCGTCGTCCATCCGGCGCACCGCGCCCATGTCGATCAGCTTGAGCTGGTCCTCGGTCTGGATGGCGTTGTCGACCTTGAAGTCGCAGTACAGCAGGTTGCGGCTGTGCAGATGGCCGAGCGCCTCCAGGGCCTCCAGGCCGTACGCGCAGGCCTGCTCCACCGGCAGCGGGTCGCGCCTGCCGTGCGGGGTGCGGCGGGCGTTGGCGATCTCCTTCAGCGACTTGCCGCCGACGTACTCCATGACGATGTAGCCGTCGAGGGAGCCCGTGCGCTGGTCCAGGTGCTCGACGAAGTTGTAGATCCGCACGATGTTGGCGTGCTCGATCTCCGCCAG
This region of Streptomyces caelestis genomic DNA includes:
- the ettA gene encoding energy-dependent translational throttle protein EttA produces the protein MAEFIYTMRKARKAHGDKVILDDVTTSFYPGAKIGVVGPNGAGKSTILKIMAGIEQPSNGDAFLSPGYTVGILLQEPPLTEDKTVLENVQEGVAGIKGKLDRFNEIAEQMATDYTDELMDEMGKLQEDLDHANAWDLDAQLEQAMDALGCPPGDWPVVNLSGGERRRVALCKLLLEQPDLLLLDEPTNHLDAESVNWLEQHLAKYPGTVVAVTHDRYFLDNVAQWICEVDRGRLYPYEGNYSKYLETKAARLKVEGQKDAKRQKRLKEELEWVRSNAKGRQAKSKARLARYEEMAAEADKMRKLDFEEIQIPPGPRLGSVVVEVNNLTKGFGDKLLIDDLSFTLPRNGIVGIIGPNGAGKTTLFKMIQGIEEPDSGAIKVGDTVKISYVDQSRENIDPKKTLWAVVSDELDYINVGQVEMPSRAYVSAFGFKGPDQQKPAGVLSGGERNRLNLALTLKQGGNLLLLDEPTNDLDVETLSSLENALLEFPGCAVVVSHDRWFLDRIATHILAYEGESKWFWFEGNFESYEKNKIERLGPDAARPHRATYKKLTRG
- a CDS encoding acyl-CoA thioesterase; translation: MRHIYRCPLRWADMDAYGHVNNVVFLRYLEEARIDFLFRPEKDFKQGSVVARHEIDYKRQLVHRHTPVDIELWVTEIRAASFTLTYEVKDDDLVYVRASTVIVPFDFEAQRPRRLTSEEREFLREYTDDEEEAVAA
- a CDS encoding globin translates to MEGVKEIRRGTLQEQTFYEQVGGEETFRRLVHRFYEGVAEDPLLRPMYPEEDLGPAEERLTLFLIQYWGGPTTYSDNRGHPRLRMRHAPFTVDRAAHDAWLKHMRVAVEELGLSEEHEQTLWNYMTYAAASMVNAPG
- a CDS encoding methyltransferase domain-containing protein, whose product is MGGHAPDRDSDGLAASARAALVRRIDASGAWAADPVWREAFAAVPRHLFVPYYYVGVAGGYERRWGESPDPEARERWLGGAYEDTPLATRLRDGELLSSSSQPSLMADMLAALRVKDGNTVLEIGAGTGYNAALLAHRLGDDHVTTVDLDPEITESARRHLAAAGYHPVVVTGDGARGVPERAPFDRIIATCALCTVPRAWLAQSRPGGRILMPLATGLVVLTVSDAEHAEGRFLHTPAYFVPLRGGSRPGGEPLQLGGVPRRAREDDLFRFLLALTRGSLDPQEAHALWEQEGRPQRERYGITVSGDREWAWLDDPEGPYAWPLPS
- a CDS encoding FHA domain-containing protein; protein product: MPTCPNGHQSGSDDWCEVCGHRMAGAVPPPPPPPPPPGGYGFPPPGGPGGPGGPGGPPGGPGGHPGGRPPHLSAVPNAEPELCPQCRTPREGGAPFCEECRWNFLTNTATSYTPAAPPPPAPGPGVRFQPPGQPGPPDPSGPSGPSYGGGDSYEYQGSRPSQINRPAEPIPPFGSDPSGRPGPGGPGGPGGAPGPGGRPGPGGPGGPPGPGGPGAPGGPPGPPGFGADPSRPVPPPPGPPGPGGPGGPGGAPQGYQQSGPPAPPGFPQETQRPQQGGQSFGGGGDDWVISPPSHTGPGGGPGGPGGPGGYGFPQPGETQAPPGPGGGPGGGYGFPQPGATQAPPGPGGGPGGGYGYPQPGATQAPPGPGGGPGGGYGYPQPGATQAPPGPGGFPQQPPAPQGPATWTATIGPDRDYFMAMMQRSGPEAAGLNLPAYSPEQQRTLTGNQITIGRRRHSTGDTPDIDLSVPPEDPGVSHQHAVLVQQPDGSWAVVDQNSTNGTTVNGSEEPIQPFVPVPLRDGDRVHVGAWTTITIRRG
- a CDS encoding vWA domain-containing protein, with the translated sequence MAIFSKSNVPQFSVDVYQNEYLPEGAGEVNAIVTVTATGGGTIGSAVSAPHLFSPGQGPSAAVAIMVDCSGSMDYPATKMRNARDATAAAIDTLRDGVHFAVIGGTHVAKEVYPGGDRLAVADDTTREQAKRALRSLSAGGGTAIGTWLKLADRLLSSADVAIRHGILLTDGRNEHESPQDLKAALDACAGRFTCDARGVGTDWEVKEVTGIASALLGTADIVADPAGLAADFTQMMETAMGKEVADVSLRLWTPVGTTVKFVKQVAPTVEDLTGRRTEAGPRAGDYPLGSWGDESRDYHVCVEVPPANIGQEMLAARMSLVIPQPDGTVQNLGAQGLVRAVWTDDMVASTSINPQVAHYTGQAELAQVIQQGLDLRKSGDMDGATAKLGRAVQLASASGNADTAKLLAKVVDVVDAATGTVRLKAKVEEADEMTLETRSTKTVRVKK
- a CDS encoding PP2C family serine/threonine-protein phosphatase, whose product is MSQMPQLSACPSCEEPLESGDRFCGACGYDLSAVPARPQDNPTITMNGSVPVQGAPAGAYPEPPPVPPAGAGWPVPGPDGAGGSQAAHLPTDLQGTDAGGSALPPGSPPPPPGAPPAPAAGVRFDHPPQAEGHPVPPGGYAPQPGAYPEQSETYQAQQPDEYLLQAPDPRVSADPAAQAAGAGGKVCVACRAGRVDDDGYCENCGHAQPRERDHMEQESGPVAAVSDRGLRHHRNEDAFAIGSTALPDGSPASVAIVCDGVSSATRPDDASMAASKAASEALLAALPRGTHPQQAMHDAIIAASRAVNSLAAEPATAREHAPHQNAPACTIVGAVVTSGLLIVGWVGDSRAYWVPVDRSAPPARLTEDDSWAAQMVAAGLMSEAEAYADERAHAITGWLGADAYELEPHTAAFKPDRPGVVVVCTDGLWNYAEAAEEMARVVPLDAATHPLHSARVLVGHALDGGGHDNVTVALVPFPAVSQGAGSA
- a CDS encoding serine/threonine-protein kinase, which translates into the protein MSQAPNEPPNEPPSQSPGGPQRTCQRPACGGTYEDVGGGELYCDTCGLAPVVAPNGMVGSPPTGITAGGKGGSRGSRGSGGSGSSRSSSRSSRTSSQSSKSRRSVSGRLSRSLSGKATGRSVSVRSSGSAAGSSSRGRLGAGLVQVPPIPRPDPREMVLDNPEVPERKRFCSRSDCGAQVGRARGDRPGRTEGFCTKCGHPYSFVPKLKTGDVVHGQYEVVGCLAHGGLGWVYLAVDRAVSDRWVVLKGLLDTGDQDAMAAAISERRFLAEIEHANIVRIYNFVEHLDQRTGSLDGYIVMEYVGGKSLKEIANARRTPHGRRDPLPVEQACAYGLEALEALGHLHSRNLLYCDFKVDNAIQTEDQLKLIDMGAVRRMDDEESAIYGTVGYQAPEVAEAGPSVASDLYTVARTLAVLTFDFQGYTNVYADSLPDPDHIEVFRQYESFYRLLVRATDPDPARRFASAQEMAEQLTGVLREVVSLQTGRARPALSTLFGPELRVTDTELFPKLDGEVSRLGARVVRKPRRSATAAALPAASHPYAAQLAAGPGGAAGPGPGGAQSLPNLHSLVRPVDTPAAALALPVPRVDPSDPNAGFLAGLMTSAPAELLGALAAAPAPSIETRLRQIRAWLETGDPAAALETLVRLEGERPDDWRVVWYRGVAALVTGDDEGAALAFDAIYDAFPGEIAPKLALGLCAEVLGQLDNAAEYYRLVWSTDPSYVSAAFGLARVQLATGDRRSAVRTLESVPESSIHYTAARVAAVRARLRQRTATASDVPFLEDLTAAAAQVEALEAYGLDPARREQLSAEVLGCALDWVLSGGQGSAPPAAGGRTLLGSGLDERGLRFGLERSYRTLARLARGGEERIDLVERANRYRPRTWV